A genomic region of Echeneis naucrates chromosome 24, fEcheNa1.1, whole genome shotgun sequence contains the following coding sequences:
- the rab32a gene encoding ras-related protein Rab-32a, producing MAGGSVSECKEYLFKVLVIGELGVGKTSIIKRYVHQLFSQHYRATIGVDFALKVINWDSKTLVRLQLWDIAGQERFGNMTRVYYKEAVGAFVVFDVTRGSTFEAVSKWKHDLDSKVKLANGNPIPSVLLANKCDQKKESSNNTAQMDNFCKETGFLGWFETSAKDNINVDEAARFLVENILANDKGLPYEESNGDRIKLDQETVAAESKSGCC from the exons ATGGCCGGGGGCTCGGTGTCCGAGTGTAAGGAGTATCTGTTCAAAGTGCTGGTCATCGGGGAGCTGGGCGTCGGGAAGACCAGCATCATCAAGCGGTACGTCCACCAGCTCTTCTCCCAGCACTACAGGGCCACGATCGGCGTCGACTTCGCCCTCAAAGTGATCAACTGGGACAGCAAGACGCTGGTCCGGTTACAGCTGTGGGACATAGCAG GTCAGGAACGATTTGGGAACATGACACGAGTGTACTACAAAGAGGCGGTGGGGGCTTTTGTGGTGTTCGACGTGACAAGAGGCTCCACGTTCGAAGCAGTATCCAAGTGGAAGCACGACCTGGACAGCAAGGTGAAGCTGGCTAATGGCAATCCCATCCCCTCGGTGCTGCTCGCCAATAAATGTGACCAGAAGAAAGAGAGCTCCAACAACACAGCTCAAATGGACAATTTCTGCAAAGAGACCGGCTTCCTTGGCTGGTTTGAAACCTCAGCTAAG GACAACATCAACGTGGATGAAGCAGCACGTTTCCTGGTAGAGAATATTTTGGCTAACGACAAAGGTTTGCCATACGAGGAGAGCAACGGAGACCGGATCAAACTGGACCAGGAGACTGTGGCTGCTGAGAGCAAGTCAGGTTGCTGCTAA